Proteins from one uncultured Anaeromusa sp. genomic window:
- a CDS encoding RsiV family protein, with protein MNKCTVSVLKTGLAGMAAAAVLFGAWPQAEAAVITAPPEARQHKELQGQRLPGEYDVRFNDGLVVSGVLAAKQGQRNAVGLTYRVEDGRQLRLADLFLPGDAYAKRINALIMARPESGRYCFQGIREEQTFYLTPQGIVVYFRPCEIAPARMGQVEFLISFAQVQELLKPEYRNL; from the coding sequence ATGAACAAATGTACTGTGTCGGTTCTGAAAACAGGTTTGGCGGGAATGGCGGCAGCGGCAGTTTTGTTTGGCGCGTGGCCCCAGGCGGAAGCAGCGGTAATCACGGCGCCGCCGGAGGCCAGGCAGCACAAGGAACTGCAGGGCCAGCGCCTGCCGGGCGAGTATGATGTGCGGTTCAATGACGGGCTGGTTGTCAGCGGCGTGTTGGCGGCCAAGCAAGGGCAGCGAAACGCCGTCGGTCTTACTTACCGCGTAGAAGATGGCAGACAGCTTCGCCTTGCCGATTTGTTCCTTCCCGGGGATGCGTATGCTAAACGTATCAACGCACTTATTATGGCTAGACCGGAAAGCGGACGTTATTGCTTCCAAGGCATTCGCGAGGAGCAGACTTTTTATTTGACTCCTCAAGGCATTGTCGTCTATTTTCGCCCCTGTGAGATTGCTCCGGCCCGCATGGGGCAAGTGGAGTTTTTGATTTCTTTTGCGCAGGTGCAGGAGTTGTTAAAACCAGAGTATCGTAATTTATAA
- a CDS encoding efflux RND transporter periplasmic adaptor subunit produces MNTRSYAAALLAALVFLGGCGAKQEVSDNKVAVKVESVGASNQLASGLYAGEVKGRKESQLSFRVAGKIQERLVDAGARVSLGDPLFRLEPSDLTLSLERAASGVAGAEADLKLAQRNLERSRELYEQQAISRQAYDTQVAQYEAAEAKARSATAAYGEGGNQLSYSVLTADRAGVVSAVSGEVGQVVSAGQAVLTLVGDGEKEVEFAVPENRVQELFPGKPVQVSFWALPGMVVSGNIREVTPQADPVTRTYKVRVSLVQPSEQVYLGMSASVAMEAGAVQALRIPLAAVYQSDGQSGVWVVQDEKVHFRPIRLGEYGKNDVVVLEGLAAQETIVVAGVQKLSEGQGVRIWEGGGR; encoded by the coding sequence ATGAACACTAGGTCCTATGCAGCGGCGTTATTGGCGGCGCTTGTATTTTTGGGCGGCTGTGGGGCGAAACAAGAAGTATCGGACAATAAAGTAGCTGTCAAAGTGGAAAGCGTTGGCGCGAGCAATCAATTGGCCAGCGGTCTTTATGCCGGCGAAGTGAAGGGGCGCAAGGAAAGTCAGCTTTCTTTCCGGGTAGCCGGTAAAATTCAAGAGCGTTTAGTGGACGCTGGAGCTAGAGTTTCACTTGGAGATCCTTTGTTTCGTTTGGAACCCAGCGATTTGACTTTGTCTTTGGAACGGGCGGCTTCCGGCGTGGCTGGCGCTGAGGCGGATTTGAAGCTGGCGCAGCGGAATCTGGAGCGTTCACGCGAGCTTTATGAGCAGCAAGCCATCAGTCGCCAAGCCTATGATACGCAGGTAGCGCAATATGAGGCGGCGGAAGCGAAAGCCAGATCGGCGACAGCCGCGTACGGAGAAGGAGGCAATCAGCTTTCTTACAGTGTACTCACGGCGGATCGCGCCGGGGTCGTATCTGCTGTCAGCGGCGAAGTTGGCCAGGTGGTGTCCGCAGGGCAGGCGGTATTGACGCTGGTAGGCGACGGAGAAAAGGAAGTAGAGTTTGCAGTGCCGGAAAACCGGGTGCAGGAGCTTTTTCCAGGGAAGCCGGTGCAGGTCTCTTTTTGGGCGCTGCCGGGCATGGTGGTTTCCGGCAATATTCGGGAAGTGACGCCTCAGGCCGATCCCGTAACTCGTACATATAAGGTTCGCGTGTCCTTGGTGCAGCCGTCTGAGCAAGTGTATCTAGGCATGAGCGCCAGCGTGGCCATGGAAGCCGGTGCGGTGCAGGCGCTGCGCATTCCGCTGGCCGCGGTATATCAAAGCGATGGCCAAAGCGGTGTGTGGGTAGTGCAGGACGAGAAAGTGCATTTTCGCCCGATACGCTTGGGTGAGTACGGCAAGAATGATGTAGTGGTGTTGGAAGGACTTGCTGCGCAGGAAACGATTGTTGTTGCTGGCGTGCAGAAATTGTCGGAAGGCCAGGGCGTCCGCATTTGGGAAGGGGGCGGACGTTGA
- a CDS encoding mechanosensitive ion channel family protein, producing the protein MRRVVVSCILAVFLLCSGAIAAADAFLPKGASEPAEVVFEGEILFSVLLPEGNFSPEERAGIIEDRLARISEEAALPSLDVVRENTEWKITAGQVLIHTVREDEAALVGIGAEELARQRAERMKVALENYKSLHSWQGIVRLAAIEGVGLLLFLFLGWLWKRIDRLLQKVIPWMAAVVSQRVQLQNWQVLTPLVVETRLRQFWIVIYRLGWLMLLYVYASFVLSFFSWTKDISGKLLSFLLGPVGQISQWLVDQLPNLMMIVVVLFFSRYALRLIHTVFRQLQNGNLKLDGFYAEWAEPTYRIVRLLWVLLVLVIIFPYIPGSNSEVFKGVSVFVGVLVSLGSSSLMSQILAGTALIYTRAFRVGDRIKVGDVVGDVLEKGLLAVKLKTVKNEEITVPNSTLLSSHVVNYSLMAEGPGLILYTEITIGYDTSWRQVHELLLQAAKETTFILEQPQPFVLQRALNDFYVVYQLNAYTRQPQNMLEIYSELHQRIQDSFFAAGVEIMSPHYMAVRDGSAIAMPQEYPAAKAPPASWRVEMHEKK; encoded by the coding sequence ATGAGACGGGTTGTGGTTAGTTGTATTTTAGCTGTATTTCTGCTTTGCAGCGGAGCGATCGCTGCGGCCGACGCATTTTTGCCCAAAGGAGCAAGCGAACCGGCGGAAGTGGTTTTTGAAGGAGAGATATTGTTTTCCGTACTGTTGCCGGAAGGGAACTTTAGCCCGGAGGAACGGGCGGGAATTATTGAAGACCGTCTTGCTCGGATATCGGAAGAAGCTGCGTTGCCCTCGCTGGATGTAGTGCGTGAAAATACTGAGTGGAAAATAACGGCTGGACAGGTGCTTATTCATACTGTTAGAGAGGACGAAGCGGCGCTAGTCGGCATTGGCGCTGAAGAATTGGCTCGGCAACGGGCTGAACGGATGAAAGTTGCATTGGAAAATTATAAAAGCCTTCATTCGTGGCAAGGTATAGTGCGTTTGGCAGCGATTGAAGGGGTCGGCTTATTGTTGTTTCTTTTTTTAGGGTGGCTGTGGAAACGTATAGATAGGTTGCTGCAAAAGGTCATTCCATGGATGGCGGCGGTGGTGTCCCAAAGGGTTCAGTTGCAGAACTGGCAGGTTCTAACGCCGCTTGTAGTGGAGACTAGGCTGCGTCAGTTTTGGATCGTAATCTACCGTTTGGGCTGGCTGATGCTGCTATACGTGTATGCTTCGTTTGTATTATCTTTTTTTTCGTGGACTAAGGATATTTCCGGCAAACTGTTGAGCTTCCTGTTGGGTCCGGTTGGTCAGATTTCACAATGGCTCGTCGATCAGTTGCCCAATTTAATGATGATTGTGGTTGTTTTGTTTTTTAGTCGTTACGCGCTGCGTTTGATTCACACGGTGTTTCGGCAACTGCAGAATGGGAATCTGAAATTAGACGGATTCTATGCGGAATGGGCGGAACCTACGTATCGCATTGTGCGTTTGCTTTGGGTGCTGTTGGTTTTAGTGATCATTTTTCCCTATATTCCTGGTTCTAATTCGGAAGTATTTAAAGGAGTGTCTGTTTTTGTCGGTGTTTTAGTTTCTTTAGGCTCTTCCTCACTCATGTCTCAGATTTTGGCGGGGACGGCGTTAATCTATACCCGGGCTTTTCGTGTAGGCGATCGGATCAAAGTGGGCGACGTTGTCGGCGATGTCTTGGAGAAAGGGCTGTTGGCAGTCAAATTGAAAACGGTGAAGAATGAGGAAATCACGGTTCCTAATTCGACGTTGCTGTCTTCACATGTAGTGAATTATTCCTTGATGGCGGAAGGGCCGGGGCTAATCTTATATACGGAAATAACGATAGGGTATGACACTTCGTGGAGGCAGGTGCATGAGCTGCTATTGCAAGCGGCGAAAGAAACAACCTTTATCTTGGAACAGCCGCAGCCATTTGTATTGCAGCGGGCTTTAAATGATTTTTATGTGGTGTATCAATTGAACGCATATACCCGGCAGCCGCAGAATATGCTGGAAATCTATTCGGAATTGCATCAACGCATTCAGGATTCTTTTTTTGCGGCGGGGGTGGAAATCATGTCTCCTCACTACATGGCGGTGCGTGATGGCAGCGCGATTGCGATGCCGCAGGAATATCCCGCCGCTAAAGCGCCCCCGGCGAGTTGGCGCGTGGAAATGCATGAGAAAAAATAA
- a CDS encoding ArsB/NhaD family transporter, with protein MSDISFFLSILVFLAAYGVIISEKVHRMIVAMAGGMAMILCGFVSQEAVLMEDIDFNTLGLLIGMMILVAITRRTGAFEAVAIWAAKVTKGRPLWLLALLSVITAVASAFLDNVTTVLLVVPVTLTLTDKLDVNPIPFLVSEIMASNIGGTATLIGDPPNIMIGSAVGLSFNDFLMELTPVCTIIMIVTVALLMFFYRKDLDVTEENRSKVLALDAAAQIKDWLLLKKSLAVLALTIGSFMLHGLLHLESATLAMTGAMILLLISKEEPEDILLHVEWPTIFFFVGLFALVGGLRATGVIGALAQWCLSITHGQVQEMTFLVLWISAIASAFIDNIPFVATMIPLLKEVGQLGGLPMEPVWWALSLGACLGGNGTLIGASANVVVAGIAEKNGFVISFKYYLKIAFPLMLLSIVISHGYLWLTYFYR; from the coding sequence ATGAGCGATATCTCTTTTTTTCTTTCGATCCTTGTGTTTCTTGCTGCGTATGGAGTGATCATTTCGGAAAAGGTGCACCGCATGATTGTCGCTATGGCTGGCGGCATGGCGATGATTCTCTGCGGCTTTGTCAGTCAAGAAGCTGTCTTAATGGAGGATATTGATTTTAATACCCTGGGACTGCTTATTGGCATGATGATTTTAGTGGCCATCACGCGACGCACCGGCGCCTTTGAAGCGGTGGCCATCTGGGCGGCGAAAGTGACAAAGGGGCGGCCGCTGTGGCTGTTGGCCTTATTGTCGGTTATTACGGCGGTGGCGTCCGCGTTTTTGGATAATGTGACGACCGTCCTTTTGGTGGTTCCGGTCACCTTGACCTTGACGGATAAACTAGACGTGAATCCCATTCCGTTTTTAGTTTCGGAGATTATGGCGTCCAATATTGGCGGTACGGCCACGCTGATCGGAGACCCGCCGAATATCATGATCGGCAGCGCTGTGGGGTTGAGCTTTAACGATTTTTTAATGGAATTGACCCCTGTGTGCACTATTATTATGATCGTTACCGTAGCCTTGCTTATGTTTTTTTACCGCAAGGACTTGGATGTGACCGAAGAAAACCGTTCCAAGGTGCTGGCGCTGGACGCGGCGGCGCAGATTAAAGACTGGCTGCTTTTGAAAAAGTCCTTGGCTGTCTTGGCGTTGACGATTGGTTCCTTTATGCTCCATGGCCTGCTCCATTTGGAGTCGGCGACGCTGGCGATGACTGGCGCGATGATTTTGCTGCTTATAAGCAAAGAGGAGCCGGAAGACATTCTGCTTCACGTAGAATGGCCGACTATCTTCTTCTTTGTGGGTTTGTTTGCCCTGGTGGGCGGTTTGCGGGCTACCGGCGTCATTGGCGCCTTGGCGCAATGGTGTTTGAGCATAACCCATGGGCAGGTGCAGGAAATGACGTTCTTGGTGTTGTGGATTTCCGCCATTGCCTCGGCTTTTATTGATAACATTCCCTTTGTAGCGACGATGATTCCCTTGCTTAAAGAAGTCGGGCAACTGGGCGGGCTGCCGATGGAGCCTGTCTGGTGGGCGCTATCGTTAGGAGCCTGTCTGGGAGGAAACGGCACGCTTATCGGCGCCTCCGCTAATGTGGTAGTAGCCGGGATTGCGGAAAAAAACGGCTTTGTTATTTCATTTAAGTACTATTTAAAAATCGCTTTTCCGCTTATGCTGTTGTCGATTGTCATTTCTCATGGCTATCTTTGGCTGACTTACTTTTATAGGTAA
- the fba gene encoding class II fructose-1,6-bisphosphate aldolase yields the protein MPLVTSTAMFKKAYEGQYAVGAFNVNNMEIIQGIVDAAKEEQAPLILQVSAGARKYAKHIYLIKLVEAALADSDLPICLHLDHGEDFEICKSCVDGGFSSVMIDGSKHSFEENIALTKKVVEYAHAHGVVVEAELGRLAGVEDSIKVSGKDASYTDPDQAVEFVERTGCDSLAIAIGTSHGAYKFKGEPTLDFERLEIITKRLSGYPLVLHGASTVLPEFVAKCNEFGGDLKGAQGVPEHMLLQAGKQGVCKINIDTDLRLAMTASIREHLQTHPGDFDPRQYLKPAREAIKNMVQHKIKNVLNCSNRL from the coding sequence ATGCCACTCGTTACATCCACCGCTATGTTTAAAAAAGCTTACGAGGGTCAGTATGCCGTTGGCGCTTTCAATGTCAACAACATGGAAATTATTCAAGGTATCGTCGATGCAGCCAAAGAAGAACAAGCACCATTAATTCTTCAAGTGTCTGCAGGAGCGCGTAAATATGCGAAGCACATTTACCTGATTAAACTGGTAGAGGCCGCTTTGGCAGATTCAGATCTTCCTATTTGCCTGCATCTGGACCACGGCGAGGATTTTGAGATTTGCAAATCCTGCGTTGACGGAGGCTTTAGCTCTGTCATGATTGACGGCTCCAAGCACTCCTTTGAAGAGAACATCGCTCTTACAAAAAAAGTCGTAGAATATGCGCATGCCCACGGCGTTGTGGTTGAAGCAGAACTAGGCCGCTTAGCAGGCGTAGAGGACAGCATCAAGGTCAGCGGTAAAGACGCTTCCTACACGGATCCGGATCAAGCCGTTGAGTTTGTAGAGCGCACCGGGTGTGACTCTCTGGCCATTGCTATCGGCACCAGCCATGGAGCCTACAAATTCAAAGGCGAACCTACCTTAGACTTTGAACGCCTCGAGATCATCACCAAACGTCTCTCAGGCTATCCGTTAGTTCTTCATGGCGCCTCCACAGTCCTGCCCGAATTCGTTGCCAAGTGCAATGAGTTTGGCGGCGACCTCAAAGGAGCACAAGGCGTTCCGGAACATATGCTGCTCCAAGCCGGCAAACAAGGGGTCTGCAAAATCAATATTGATACAGACCTGCGTCTCGCCATGACGGCTTCCATTCGTGAACATCTGCAGACACATCCTGGTGATTTTGATCCCCGGCAATACCTCAAGCCAGCTCGCGAAGCCATTAAAAACATGGTGCAGCACAAAATTAAAAATGTACTTAATTGCAGCAACCGTCTGTAA
- a CDS encoding efflux RND transporter permease subunit translates to MQHFNLSEWALKHRQLMYFFMALCFVAGILSYLRLGRAEDPSYTVREMVVSVAWPGATAKQMEEQVVDKIEKKLQETPGLDSIRSKSQPGVATIYVKVDDYVAINQIKPTWLKVRNMVGDIRSTLPADIQGPFFNDTFGDTFGSIYVLTSDDFSMAELKDEADRLRLQLLSIPDVSKVDIIGAQQEKIYIEIENSKLAALQLDPSLIVQTLSRQNAMTPAGRMETDSDNVYLRVSGMFQSVEQIQSLGIRANGRTFRLGDIARVHRGYSEPPDAKMYFNGKPAVGLAVSMRDGGNILSLGENLNKELLRIRAEMPAGMEISPVADQPQVVKESISEFMKTLLEAVVIVLVVSFFSLGRRAGLVVVFSIPLVLCCVFIAMKGTGIDLHKTSLGALIIALGLLVDDAIIAIEMMQLKLEQGFDKERAASYAYTVTAVPMLTGTLITAAGFMPVGFSAGSTSEYTGAIFWVVAMALVVSWIVAVTVIPLLGHRILKVEPHAGAAEAGEHEVPDTRFNRAFRRILEFCLRRRWLVIGTTLAAFVACIAMNSLVKEEFFPQSVRPELIVELTLPEGASLAQTDEILQKFQALLDGDERIVNIAGYLKKPTPRFVLVVDAPPGGDNFAQAIILTTGAEARISLEQHIREVVAPQLPQALVHSRVLSTGPPASYPVMLRVSGEKVGKVREIAAQVAAELRGYPGVTTVVYDWFEQGKSVQIAVDQDKARVLGADSQALAASLQTALSGYSITDYRERDKTIPLMLRNEGIDKNDLAALKALQIHIGQGRYVPLEQIARISYGAEDASIWRRTLRPTITVQAEVAKGVTGNDVTSGVYERLASLRQQLPPGYTIAIGGNAEDSAKSMEQLVEIYPAMIVVILILLMLQLQNISKMLLVLFTAPLGLIGVTLFLVVLQKPMGYVAQLGVIALAGMIMRNSVILIDQIDQHLAKGESPWHAIINSALLRFRPIMLTAAAAILAMIPLSGSAFWGPMAVAIMGGLFVATVLTLLFLPALYAAWYKVESKEIK, encoded by the coding sequence GTGCAGCATTTTAATCTGAGCGAATGGGCCCTCAAACACAGGCAGCTCATGTATTTTTTTATGGCTCTTTGCTTTGTGGCGGGGATTCTTTCTTATTTGCGTTTGGGAAGGGCGGAAGATCCCTCGTACACGGTGCGCGAGATGGTTGTATCGGTAGCTTGGCCGGGGGCGACAGCCAAGCAGATGGAAGAACAGGTTGTTGATAAAATTGAGAAGAAGCTGCAGGAAACTCCGGGTCTGGACAGTATCCGCAGCAAATCGCAGCCAGGAGTGGCTACGATTTATGTAAAAGTGGATGACTATGTAGCAATTAACCAGATTAAGCCGACGTGGCTGAAGGTGCGCAATATGGTAGGCGATATTCGTTCGACTCTGCCTGCGGATATTCAAGGCCCCTTCTTTAATGATACTTTTGGGGATACCTTCGGTTCTATTTATGTGCTGACGTCAGATGATTTTTCTATGGCCGAGCTGAAAGACGAGGCCGATCGCCTGCGCCTGCAGCTGCTCTCGATTCCGGATGTGAGCAAGGTGGATATTATCGGCGCGCAGCAGGAAAAGATTTATATTGAGATTGAGAATAGTAAGTTGGCCGCGCTGCAGTTGGACCCGTCATTGATTGTACAGACCTTGAGCCGACAGAATGCGATGACTCCGGCAGGGCGCATGGAGACGGACAGCGATAATGTATATCTGCGCGTCAGTGGTATGTTTCAGAGTGTGGAACAGATTCAGAGCCTGGGCATCCGGGCCAACGGGCGCACCTTTCGTCTCGGGGACATTGCCAGGGTGCATCGCGGATATTCGGAACCGCCGGACGCGAAGATGTATTTTAACGGTAAGCCGGCTGTCGGTTTGGCTGTGTCCATGCGCGACGGCGGGAATATTCTTTCCTTGGGGGAAAACCTGAACAAGGAACTTTTGCGCATACGTGCGGAAATGCCGGCGGGCATGGAGATTTCGCCCGTAGCGGATCAGCCGCAGGTAGTTAAAGAGTCCATTAGCGAATTTATGAAGACTCTTTTAGAAGCGGTAGTGATTGTTCTGGTTGTCAGCTTCTTCAGTTTGGGCCGCCGGGCGGGCCTGGTAGTGGTCTTTAGCATTCCCTTGGTATTATGCTGTGTGTTTATTGCCATGAAGGGAACAGGCATTGATTTACACAAAACGTCCTTGGGGGCGTTGATCATCGCGTTGGGTTTATTGGTGGACGATGCCATCATTGCGATTGAAATGATGCAGTTAAAGTTAGAACAAGGCTTTGACAAGGAAAGGGCTGCTAGTTACGCCTATACGGTCACGGCGGTTCCCATGTTGACGGGGACGCTGATTACGGCTGCTGGGTTTATGCCTGTAGGCTTTTCGGCCGGGAGCACCTCGGAATACACAGGCGCGATTTTTTGGGTGGTGGCGATGGCGCTGGTTGTGTCCTGGATTGTGGCGGTAACCGTCATTCCTCTTTTAGGGCATCGCATTTTAAAAGTGGAGCCTCATGCCGGAGCGGCCGAGGCGGGGGAACATGAAGTGCCGGATACTCGTTTTAATCGGGCTTTTCGGCGTATCCTGGAATTTTGTCTGCGCCGGCGTTGGCTGGTCATCGGCACGACCTTGGCGGCCTTTGTCGCCTGCATTGCGATGAACAGCTTGGTGAAAGAAGAATTTTTTCCGCAATCGGTGCGCCCGGAGCTGATTGTGGAACTGACGCTGCCCGAAGGGGCGTCGTTGGCACAGACTGATGAGATCTTGCAAAAGTTTCAGGCGCTTCTAGACGGGGACGAGCGGATTGTGAATATTGCCGGCTATCTGAAAAAGCCGACGCCTCGTTTTGTATTGGTAGTTGATGCGCCGCCGGGAGGCGATAATTTTGCCCAGGCTATTATTCTCACCACTGGCGCGGAAGCTCGTATTTCTTTGGAGCAGCATATTCGGGAGGTTGTTGCGCCGCAATTGCCGCAAGCCTTGGTTCATAGCCGGGTGCTTTCTACCGGTCCGCCCGCATCGTATCCGGTGATGCTGCGCGTATCCGGCGAGAAAGTAGGCAAGGTGCGTGAAATAGCTGCGCAAGTGGCTGCGGAACTACGCGGCTATCCAGGTGTCACAACGGTAGTCTATGACTGGTTTGAACAAGGGAAATCTGTGCAGATTGCAGTGGACCAGGACAAGGCGCGCGTGCTGGGAGCGGACAGTCAGGCGCTGGCGGCCAGCTTGCAGACGGCGCTGTCCGGCTACAGCATAACGGACTATCGGGAGCGCGACAAAACGATTCCCTTGATGCTGCGTAATGAAGGAATCGACAAAAACGATCTGGCGGCGCTCAAAGCGTTGCAGATTCACATTGGCCAGGGACGCTATGTGCCGCTAGAGCAGATCGCCCGTATTTCCTACGGGGCGGAAGACGCCTCGATTTGGCGGCGCACGCTGCGGCCGACCATTACCGTTCAAGCGGAGGTGGCCAAAGGCGTAACAGGCAATGATGTGACGAGCGGCGTCTATGAGCGCTTGGCATCGCTGCGGCAGCAGCTGCCGCCAGGCTATACCATTGCGATTGGCGGTAATGCCGAGGACAGCGCTAAATCAATGGAGCAGTTAGTGGAAATTTATCCGGCGATGATCGTAGTGATTCTTATCCTGCTAATGCTGCAATTGCAAAACATTTCTAAAATGCTGCTGGTGCTTTTTACGGCGCCCTTGGGCCTGATCGGCGTAACTCTGTTTTTAGTGGTGCTGCAAAAGCCGATGGGCTATGTAGCGCAGTTGGGGGTTATTGCGTTGGCTGGCATGATTATGCGCAACTCCGTGATCCTGATTGACCAGATTGACCAGCATTTGGCCAAAGGAGAATCCCCCTGGCATGCGATTATCAATTCGGCGCTGCTTCGCTTTCGGCCGATCATGCTGACGGCGGCTGCGGCCATTTTGGCCATGATTCCTCTTTCGGGCAGCGCTTTTTGGGGGCCTATGGCGGTGGCGATTATGGGCGGTCTTTTTGTGGCTACGGTGCTGACGCTGCTTTTCTTGCCGGCTCTTTATGCGGCTTGGTACAAAGTCGAGTCAAAAGAAATCAAATAA
- a CDS encoding universal stress protein, producing MLTSKVMVAYDGSTYSKVALEWALALQERLGVTVDVVTVLPPIGNLFMYADYPMDMTSVRESQKEGMVKSMERLLTECADKGRKVETHILEGHIVDTLIEHSVASGAELIVSGTRGAGGFEGLLIGSVAQKLVAYSKVPVLVVK from the coding sequence ATGCTCACTAGCAAGGTTATGGTTGCGTATGACGGTTCAACGTATAGCAAGGTGGCGTTGGAATGGGCGCTGGCTCTGCAGGAACGTCTGGGAGTGACGGTAGATGTCGTCACCGTACTGCCGCCAATTGGAAACCTCTTCATGTACGCGGATTATCCTATGGATATGACGAGCGTAAGGGAAAGCCAGAAAGAAGGCATGGTAAAATCCATGGAACGGCTGCTTACGGAATGCGCCGATAAAGGGCGGAAAGTGGAAACGCACATCTTAGAAGGACATATCGTAGATACGCTGATTGAGCACAGCGTAGCTAGCGGTGCGGAGTTGATCGTCAGCGGCACGCGCGGCGCGGGCGGCTTCGAAGGCTTGCTTATTGGCAGCGTAGCGCAGAAACTGGTTGCTTACTCCAAAGTTCCGGTCTTGGTTGTCAAATAG
- a CDS encoding RluA family pseudouridine synthase produces the protein MLVYRIPALPKPTSIRDFIRLHCGLSQSLWRRIQREGRILCNDQAPPPGYWLQEGDLLILSWPKHPATIVAPLPIDIAYEDDVLLVVNKPAGLLAHPHAGPPEATLADAVLTHYQTCGWDYEYHPVHRLDRNTSGLVLIAKRPDIQHFFQKDSLLHLQRSYLGLCHGDWTTHYGCIQAPLARKLGSLIERCVAADGQDALTHYHCCHHTAEASLVRFHLETGRTHQIRVHCAYVGHPLLGDDLYGGLQAQIQRQALHAYALRFRHPLTQKVICVRSPLPSDMKNLLQNKNYLKK, from the coding sequence ATGCTTGTCTATCGTATTCCTGCATTACCCAAGCCCACTTCCATCCGCGATTTTATCCGACTTCATTGCGGACTCTCACAAAGTCTATGGCGTCGTATACAAAGAGAAGGCCGCATCCTCTGTAATGATCAAGCGCCCCCGCCTGGCTATTGGCTGCAAGAGGGAGATTTACTCATCCTCTCTTGGCCCAAACATCCAGCGACAATTGTTGCGCCTTTGCCAATCGATATAGCCTATGAAGATGATGTCCTTCTCGTCGTCAATAAACCTGCCGGGCTTTTAGCCCATCCCCACGCCGGGCCTCCAGAAGCGACCCTGGCAGACGCAGTTCTTACTCATTATCAGACCTGTGGCTGGGATTATGAATATCATCCTGTCCATCGCCTGGACCGTAATACTTCCGGCTTAGTTCTTATCGCTAAACGCCCGGATATCCAGCATTTTTTTCAAAAAGACAGTTTACTTCATTTACAACGCTCCTACTTAGGTCTTTGCCATGGCGACTGGACCACTCATTATGGTTGTATTCAGGCTCCTCTTGCCCGTAAACTAGGCAGCCTAATCGAGCGCTGCGTAGCCGCAGACGGACAAGACGCGCTAACCCATTATCATTGTTGTCATCATACTGCCGAAGCATCGTTAGTCCGCTTTCATTTAGAAACAGGCCGTACCCACCAAATCCGCGTTCATTGCGCCTATGTCGGACATCCTTTATTGGGAGACGATCTTTACGGCGGACTACAGGCACAGATTCAGAGACAAGCGCTTCATGCTTATGCCCTGCGTTTTCGCCATCCTCTAACCCAAAAAGTGATATGCGTCCGCAGCCCCTTGCCATCTGACATGAAGAATTTGCTGCAAAATAAAAATTATCTCAAAAAATAA